A genomic region of Enterococcus sp. 12C11_DIV0727 contains the following coding sequences:
- the yidC gene encoding membrane protein insertase YidC encodes MRKLNKWLLSSGLFTLVLFLSGCVKTGSDGQPTGEGIIYNFLVKPMSSAITYLVDNFNWNYGWAIIFITIIVRLIIMPLGLNQSKKSMIQTEKMQAIKPQIDAAQAKVKEATTREEQMQAQAEMQQVYKENNMSMMGGIGCLPLLIQMPIFSALFFAARYTKGIGDASFFGVNLGQPSMIFVILAGVAYLLQGYLSTIGIPEEQKKTMKSMLIVSPLMIVFMSISSPAGVTLYWVVGGIFSSIQTLITNQFLKPRIKAQVAEELKQNPPKQVITPRKDVTPTQEKTVQKATPQNNTSKKGRNAGKQNRK; translated from the coding sequence AAAAACGGGATCGGATGGTCAACCAACTGGTGAAGGAATCATCTACAATTTTTTAGTAAAACCAATGAGTAGTGCCATTACATACCTTGTTGATAATTTCAATTGGAATTATGGCTGGGCAATCATTTTTATCACGATCATCGTTCGCTTGATTATTATGCCTTTAGGCTTGAATCAATCGAAAAAAAGTATGATCCAAACAGAAAAAATGCAAGCAATCAAACCTCAAATCGATGCGGCTCAAGCCAAGGTCAAAGAAGCAACAACACGTGAAGAGCAAATGCAAGCTCAAGCTGAGATGCAACAAGTCTACAAAGAGAACAACATGAGCATGATGGGTGGAATCGGTTGTCTACCATTATTGATCCAAATGCCAATCTTCTCTGCCTTATTCTTTGCTGCTCGTTATACAAAAGGTATTGGGGACGCCTCATTTTTCGGCGTTAATCTTGGTCAACCAAGCATGATTTTCGTTATTTTAGCCGGTGTTGCCTATTTACTTCAAGGGTATCTTTCTACTATTGGTATTCCAGAAGAACAAAAGAAAACCATGAAATCAATGTTGATCGTGTCACCTTTAATGATTGTATTTATGTCAATCAGCTCTCCAGCTGGTGTAACATTATACTGGGTAGTCGGTGGGATCTTCAGTAGTATCCAAACATTAATCACAAATCAATTCTTAAAACCAAGAATCAAAGCGCAAGTGGCAGAGGAATTGAAACAAAATCCACCGAAACAAGTGATTACACCACGTAAAGATGTAACACCAACACAAGAGAAAACAGTACAAAAAGCAACACCTCAAAACAATACTTCTAAAAAAGGTAGAAATGCTGGAAAACAAAATAGAAAGTAA
- a CDS encoding TspO/MBR family protein, whose product MSKSNSLGPKLLLTIIYFVMIAVNAAAVLLPLNGMTTQEVSDTYPNLFAPAGLTFSIWSVIYLSLAGFVVYQWFKPADQSVLNDRQIRRKLSILFITSSILNSAWLLAWQYLQIDLSVVIMLVLLIVLIYTNHMLTKASLTKKDYFFIRLPFSIYFGWITIATIANITAFLVDKNIAVLQNNQVVWTIIILIVGLVIIATTIIRNKDIAYGLATLWAYYGILLKHQALDGWAGAYPEIITTVAICLGILAILCLYEAAQLFKHKKSVI is encoded by the coding sequence ATGTCTAAAAGTAACTCTTTAGGTCCGAAATTATTGCTGACGATTATTTATTTCGTTATGATTGCAGTTAATGCAGCAGCTGTATTATTGCCATTAAATGGGATGACGACACAAGAAGTTTCAGATACTTATCCCAATTTATTTGCTCCAGCTGGTTTAACTTTTTCGATTTGGTCAGTAATTTATCTAAGTTTAGCAGGATTCGTTGTGTATCAATGGTTTAAACCAGCTGATCAATCTGTTTTAAACGACCGGCAAATTCGTAGAAAACTTAGCATACTATTTATTACTTCTTCTATTCTAAATAGTGCTTGGCTATTGGCATGGCAATATCTACAAATTGATTTATCAGTGGTGATCATGTTGGTTTTGTTAATCGTTTTGATTTATACAAATCATATGCTGACTAAAGCTTCATTAACGAAGAAGGATTACTTTTTTATCCGGTTGCCTTTTAGCATTTATTTTGGCTGGATCACGATTGCAACAATCGCCAATATCACAGCTTTCTTAGTCGATAAAAATATCGCTGTTTTGCAAAATAACCAAGTCGTGTGGACGATTATTATCTTGATCGTGGGTTTAGTCATTATTGCCACAACAATCATTCGGAATAAAGATATAGCTTATGGTCTAGCAACATTGTGGGCGTATTATGGAATTTTGCTCAAACACCAGGCTCTCGATGGGTGGGCTGGAGCATATCCAGAGATTATTACTACGGTGGCAATTTGTTTAGGAATTTTAGCGATTCTCTGTCTGTATGAAGCAGCACAACTTTTTAAACATAAAAAGAGTGTTATCTAG
- a CDS encoding TetR/AcrR family transcriptional regulator produces the protein MDKETKNTREKIIQVATRLFMDNGYQSTSTRQIAQLAEVTQPNLYHHFKNKEAVYVGVIESLLGDVNEELVLIVEDQHLDTINKLQRFAVCLKTKHPFDFDLMMHDFRTKLTKETQLKLFTLWNQSYKKPLLELFEKSDFNIRKGLSPEVATTHFLNTLSPYIKTEQRSSVLGIAQVVDLFVFGVSAN, from the coding sequence ATGGATAAAGAAACGAAAAATACAAGAGAGAAAATCATTCAAGTCGCAACAAGATTATTTATGGACAACGGCTATCAGAGCACCTCGACGAGACAAATCGCACAGCTAGCTGAGGTGACCCAGCCTAATTTATATCATCATTTTAAGAATAAAGAGGCCGTTTATGTGGGTGTCATTGAAAGCTTGTTAGGCGATGTAAACGAAGAACTAGTGTTGATCGTGGAAGATCAACATCTTGATACAATCAATAAATTACAAAGATTTGCAGTCTGTCTGAAAACGAAGCATCCATTTGATTTTGATTTAATGATGCATGATTTTCGGACCAAATTAACGAAAGAGACGCAACTCAAATTATTTACATTATGGAATCAATCGTATAAGAAACCTTTGTTGGAGCTTTTTGAAAAGAGTGATTTTAATATTCGTAAAGGCTTGTCACCAGAGGTTGCAACGACACACTTTCTTAACACCTTATCTCCTTATATCAAAACAGAGCAAAGAAGCTCCGTATTAGGTATTGCACAGGTAGTTGATTTGTTTGTGTTTGGTGTCTCAGCAAATTAA
- a CDS encoding DUF1295 domain-containing protein — protein MTILIISGVIFTYFTVLFFLAQYLHNNSIVDLAWGIGFVLVAITGYFIMPQKTTASTIVLVLVTVWGLRLFFHLAKRNIGKPEDYRYVNMRKRWGHHFAKLKAYLNVFVLQGVLLLVVSMPILFVMTSSTDAFYWWNGLGIVIWGVGFAFETIGDAQLTNFKKNGSNQGKLLTTGLWSITRHPNYFGEALSWWGIFLVTLSELRNSWGLIGPLTITLLLLFVSGVPLLEKKYKDRPDFIAYADKTPKFVPFFGKKGL, from the coding sequence ATGACTATTTTGATTATTAGTGGTGTTATTTTTACTTATTTTACGGTGTTATTTTTTTTAGCGCAGTATCTTCATAATAATTCTATTGTAGATTTAGCTTGGGGGATTGGTTTTGTTCTTGTTGCAATTACAGGATATTTCATTATGCCCCAAAAAACAACCGCTAGTACAATCGTACTGGTATTAGTGACGGTATGGGGGTTACGCTTGTTTTTTCACTTAGCTAAACGGAACATCGGAAAACCGGAAGACTACCGTTACGTAAATATGAGAAAGCGCTGGGGGCATCATTTTGCAAAATTGAAAGCTTATCTAAATGTTTTTGTTCTTCAAGGAGTCTTGCTATTAGTGGTTTCAATGCCAATACTATTTGTTATGACAAGTTCAACAGATGCATTTTACTGGTGGAATGGATTAGGTATTGTGATTTGGGGTGTAGGGTTTGCTTTTGAAACGATTGGTGATGCTCAGTTGACAAATTTCAAAAAGAACGGCAGTAATCAGGGGAAGCTTTTAACAACTGGCCTGTGGTCTATCACAAGACACCCCAATTATTTTGGAGAAGCCCTTAGTTGGTGGGGGATTTTTCTGGTCACTTTGAGCGAGCTGCGAAATAGTTGGGGACTTATTGGTCCTTTGACAATCACTTTATTGCTTTTATTTGTATCAGGTGTTCCTTTGTTAGAAAAAAAATACAAAGATCGTCCGGATTTTATTGCCTATGCAGATAAAACACCAAAATTTGTTCCATTTTTTGGAAAAAAAGGTTTATAA